In one Nicotiana tomentosiformis chromosome 6, ASM39032v3, whole genome shotgun sequence genomic region, the following are encoded:
- the LOC104086551 gene encoding GDSL esterase/lipase At1g29670-like has product MALKTKSPFLLLILSFSLFSLLSTCSCECKFTANECTKVQGMFVFGSSLVDNGNNNFLLNSLAKANYLPYGIDFPLLGPSGRFTNGKNVIDIIGEHLKLPVYIPNFNDPETKGSKIVNGVNFASGGSGILDNTGAVAGEVISLNQQIRNFENVTLPELEQQLGCKSSESLKHYLFVVGSGGNDYSLNYFLGLSNSNVSLQDFTANLTITLSHQLKRLYNMGARKFVLMALYPNGCSPMARARNPMTTGCIESLNRAALLFNANLRSLVDSIRLQMSGSKLVFVNAYKVIMDILQNPTPKGFGDTKNPCCEVGGTGTLCKMGGNVCSKRNAYVYFDGLHPTEAVNIVLANKAFSSNLKAEVYPTNVKLLSQV; this is encoded by the exons ATGGCTCTAAAGACAAAATCTCCATTTCTTCTTCTTATCTTAAGCTTCTCTTTGTTTTCTCTTCTTTCTACATGCAGCTGTGAGTGCAAATTTACAGCAAATGAGTGTACTAAAGTTCAAGGGATGTTTGTATTTGGAAGCTCTTTAGTTGACAATGGGAATAACAATTTTCTTTTAAACTCATTGGCTAAGGCAAATTACTTGCCTTATGGTATAGATTTTCCTTTATTAGGGCCTTCTGGAAGATTCACAAATGGCAAAAATGTAATTGACATTATTGGAGAACATCTAAAGCTTCCTGTTTATATTCCAAATTTCAATGATCCTGAAACTAAAGGAAGTAAGATTGTTAATGGTGTCAACTTTGCATCTGGAGGTTCTGGCATTCTTGATAATACTGGTGCAGTTGCT GGGGAGGTGATTAGTTTAAATCAGCAAATCAGGAACTTTGAGAATGTGACATTGCCAGAGTTGGAGCAGCAGCTAGGTTGCAAAAGCAGTGAATCACTGAAGCATTACTTGTTTGTTGTGGGAAGTGGAGGAAATGACTACTCCCTCAACTACTTCCTGGGATTATCAAATAGCAATGTCAGTCTTCAAGATTTCACTGCAAATTTGACCATTACACTCTCTCACCAACTCAAG AGGTTGTATAATATGGGAGCTAGGAAATTTGTGCTCATGGCATTATATCCCAATGGGTGCAGCCCAATGGCTAGGGCTAGAAATCCCATGACCACTGGCTGCATAGAAAGTCTGAATAGAGCTGCACTTCTCTTCAATGCTAACTTGAGGAGTTTGGTTGATTCCATAAGGCTTCAAATGTCTGGTTCTAAACTTGTCTTTGTCAATGCTTACAAGGTCATTATGGATATCTTACAAAATCCTACTCCTAAAG GTTTTGGTGATACCAAGAACCCTTGTTGTGAAGTGGGTGGAACTGGAACTTTATGCAAAATGGGAGGAAATGTTTGTTCAAAGAGGAATGCATATGTTTATTTTGATGGCTTGCATCCAACTGAAGCAGTAAACATTGTACTTGCTAATAAGGCTTTTTCTTCCAATCTCAAAGCTGAAGTCTATCCTACAAATGTTAAACTGTTGTCTCAAGTTTAA